The Sporosarcina luteola genome contains a region encoding:
- a CDS encoding DNA polymerase III subunit alpha, with translation MVLVYPQIVTGADLLRGIIKLDHLAPLLQRRGARSVGIVNSKMYGVRSFCKVMEKYDIHPVIGLSILLELDDGSDILLYAYAKDDRGYSNLLKISSAISTREPETLPLKWLQAYSEGCVFICPMTDHSWEGKRGIDTIQTIRKACQTVYIGISRPSGVKHHAEDEILRTAEEVDTSITAIHESRYIAEEDAFAFEVATAIRSGYKLNDPARPKMQVYDAYVPEEQELLQWFSDRPEWIDNMAEIMLSCNAKLPPSRTLMPAFPVPEGHTSASLLKKNCEEGLVRRLGSVNPTYYERLGKELAVIENMGFSDYFLIVEDFMRFSKENGILTGPGRGSSAGSLVAYSLGITDVDPIKYGLIFERFLNPGRVTMPDIDIDFADNRRSEVIEYVAKKYGKAHVAQIITFGTLSSKSVARNVARVFDFSNEEMSFLSKQIQEGHSKRLEESVSKSKALQDWIAMDPVRAKWFQAAKTLEGLPRNASTHAAGVILSPMPLVENVPLQNGGDDIYLTQWAMGDVEEIGLLKMDFLGLRNLTLMDRIQSMIHYDTGKKLHFEDIPLNDAKTFELFKNGDMTGIFQFESDGMRDALRLIKPDAFSDLYAINALYRPGPMENIPLYSRRKNKKEKINYLHPTLEPILQETEGIIVYQEQIMQIAVQIAGFTMAEADLLRRAVSKKKREVLRQEREHFVRSAVQHNFPEGSASEIYDLIVKFADYGFPKSHAVAYSLISYQLAYIKANAPAYFYAALLSMATGNQEKTMEYIHEIRGNGIEILPPSIQKSKYSHVVEKGSIRIGIGAIKGMTPSFYNVIKEARTSEKWKTLFDFSAAIGGTHFTEKTIIPLIKAGALDEFGEDRSVLLASIEAARNHAQFVSPDGDDLLHEIIYSVAKPKYSPGGSMPRFAMLEYEREVLGFYLSEHPALEMKKTLEEQVVDLVVVPEAKERTMLKVAGMIREVKRIRTKKGEAMAFLTLQDETGELSCTIFPRQYAASNIHIQELAMVQITGTMEKRNGQTQLIVQQINRV, from the coding sequence TTGGTACTAGTCTATCCACAAATTGTGACCGGCGCCGATCTGCTGCGCGGCATTATAAAGCTTGATCATTTGGCCCCACTTCTGCAAAGGAGAGGGGCTCGCTCTGTTGGGATTGTCAATTCGAAAATGTATGGCGTCCGTTCATTCTGCAAAGTGATGGAGAAATACGACATCCATCCTGTCATCGGATTATCGATCCTGTTGGAGTTGGATGACGGTTCCGATATTCTGCTATATGCCTACGCGAAAGATGACAGAGGCTACAGCAATCTTCTTAAAATAAGCAGTGCGATCTCTACAAGGGAGCCAGAAACACTTCCTTTAAAATGGCTGCAAGCGTATAGCGAGGGATGCGTCTTCATTTGTCCAATGACCGATCATTCATGGGAGGGTAAACGGGGAATCGATACGATCCAGACGATACGAAAAGCATGTCAGACAGTCTATATCGGCATTTCCCGGCCAAGTGGAGTGAAGCACCATGCTGAAGATGAAATTCTGCGCACTGCGGAAGAGGTGGACACCTCCATTACCGCAATTCATGAATCAAGATATATTGCCGAAGAGGATGCCTTCGCTTTTGAAGTGGCTACGGCAATACGGTCCGGCTATAAGCTGAATGATCCGGCCCGGCCAAAAATGCAAGTCTATGATGCTTACGTGCCGGAAGAGCAAGAGTTACTGCAATGGTTTTCCGATCGACCGGAATGGATTGACAATATGGCTGAAATCATGTTGTCCTGCAATGCAAAATTGCCTCCAAGCCGCACGTTGATGCCTGCTTTTCCGGTTCCCGAAGGACACACGTCGGCTTCCCTGTTGAAGAAAAATTGCGAGGAAGGTTTGGTCCGCCGGCTAGGAAGCGTCAATCCTACTTATTATGAAAGACTTGGCAAAGAACTTGCCGTCATCGAAAACATGGGCTTCTCCGATTACTTTTTAATAGTCGAGGATTTCATGCGTTTTTCAAAGGAGAATGGGATATTGACAGGCCCGGGTCGGGGATCCTCGGCTGGTTCCCTCGTAGCCTACTCCCTCGGTATTACGGATGTCGATCCAATCAAATATGGACTCATTTTCGAACGTTTCCTCAATCCAGGCAGAGTTACAATGCCTGACATTGACATCGATTTTGCAGACAACCGCCGCTCTGAAGTGATTGAATATGTCGCAAAGAAGTATGGGAAGGCGCATGTTGCTCAAATCATTACCTTCGGAACGCTCTCTTCTAAATCTGTCGCAAGAAACGTAGCCCGGGTATTCGACTTCTCCAATGAAGAAATGTCTTTCTTATCCAAACAGATTCAGGAAGGGCATAGCAAAAGGCTGGAAGAGTCCGTCAGCAAGTCGAAAGCCCTTCAAGACTGGATTGCAATGGATCCTGTCCGTGCCAAGTGGTTTCAAGCAGCTAAAACGTTGGAAGGCTTGCCGAGAAATGCTTCCACCCATGCAGCGGGAGTCATCCTGTCTCCGATGCCATTAGTTGAAAATGTTCCACTCCAAAATGGCGGTGATGATATTTACTTGACTCAATGGGCAATGGGGGATGTGGAGGAAATCGGTTTATTGAAAATGGATTTCCTTGGATTGCGAAACTTAACGTTAATGGACCGTATCCAATCGATGATTCACTACGACACGGGCAAGAAGCTGCATTTCGAAGATATTCCTCTGAATGACGCAAAGACTTTTGAACTTTTCAAGAATGGCGACATGACGGGGATTTTCCAATTCGAGTCGGACGGCATGAGAGATGCGTTACGGCTGATCAAACCGGATGCGTTCAGCGACCTATACGCCATCAATGCATTATACCGGCCAGGCCCCATGGAGAATATCCCGCTTTACAGTCGGAGGAAAAACAAAAAGGAAAAAATTAATTATTTACACCCTACCCTAGAGCCGATTCTCCAGGAAACCGAGGGCATCATCGTATACCAGGAGCAGATCATGCAAATCGCTGTGCAGATTGCGGGGTTCACGATGGCGGAAGCGGATCTGTTAAGAAGGGCTGTCAGTAAAAAGAAACGTGAAGTGCTGCGACAGGAACGAGAACACTTTGTAAGAAGTGCAGTCCAGCATAACTTTCCCGAAGGCTCAGCAAGTGAAATCTATGATTTGATCGTTAAATTTGCGGATTACGGCTTCCCGAAAAGCCATGCAGTTGCTTACTCATTGATCTCCTACCAGTTGGCATACATCAAAGCGAATGCACCAGCTTATTTTTACGCCGCGCTGTTGTCGATGGCAACTGGAAACCAAGAGAAGACAATGGAATATATCCATGAGATCAGGGGAAATGGAATTGAAATCCTTCCTCCTTCGATTCAAAAGAGCAAATACTCTCATGTTGTCGAGAAAGGTTCAATTCGAATCGGCATAGGGGCGATCAAAGGTATGACCCCGTCTTTTTACAACGTCATAAAAGAAGCTCGTACGTCAGAAAAATGGAAGACCCTCTTCGACTTTTCAGCTGCAATCGGAGGAACCCATTTTACCGAAAAAACAATCATCCCTCTCATAAAAGCGGGAGCACTCGATGAATTCGGGGAAGACAGGTCCGTCCTGCTAGCATCGATTGAAGCTGCCCGCAATCATGCCCAATTCGTCAGTCCTGACGGAGACGACTTACTTCATGAAATCATTTATTCAGTAGCAAAGCCGAAATACTCTCCGGGCGGATCGATGCCGAGATTTGCCATGCTCGAATATGAACGGGAAGTGCTCGGTTTTTATTTATCCGAACACCCGGCATTGGAAATGAAAAAGACGCTGGAGGAACAAGTTGTGGATTTAGTAGTCGTTCCCGAGGCAAAAGAACGGACAATGCTAAAAGTCGCCGGAATGATTAGGGAAGTCAAGCGGATCCGTACAAAAAAAGGAGAAGCGATGGCTTTCTTGACTCTCCAGGACGAAACAGGAGAACTATCCTGCACAATCTTCCCAAGACAATACGCCGCAAGCAACATCCACATACAAGAGCTTGCAATGGTGCAAATCACAGGAACAATGGAAAAACGCAACGGCCAAACACAACTGATCGTTCAGCAGATTAACAGGGTTTGA
- a CDS encoding FxsA family protein, producing the protein MKWLLPLFILVPAAEIMILLYSGNTIGIMPTLLLILVSGIGGAYLAKRQGFKALADLKNRMGTMEAPGNAVIDGVCIFFGAILLIMPGFITDIAGLLLLFKWPRKIIRPFIVGWIYKKMKQGRIVIR; encoded by the coding sequence ATGAAATGGCTGCTGCCGTTATTTATCCTCGTACCAGCTGCGGAAATAATGATCTTGCTTTATTCTGGCAACACAATCGGAATCATGCCGACACTTCTGCTCATCCTTGTCAGTGGAATCGGAGGGGCTTACCTTGCAAAGAGGCAAGGCTTTAAGGCACTGGCTGATTTGAAGAACAGGATGGGAACGATGGAGGCCCCTGGAAATGCCGTAATTGATGGAGTCTGTATTTTCTTTGGCGCTATTTTATTGATTATGCCCGGTTTCATTACGGATATTGCGGGGCTTTTGCTGTTATTCAAATGGCCTCGGAAAATAATCCGGCCATTTATCGTCGGCTGGATTTACAAAAAAATGAAACAGGGCAGGATTGTCATTCGGTGA
- a CDS encoding acetyl-CoA carboxylase carboxyltransferase subunit alpha: MSKTLAFEEPIVKLREKIDELEEFTSTNEVDLSDEIGKLKTRLSNLETEIYSNMEPWDRVQVARHPERPTTKDYIAELFEDFMELHGDRSFGDDAAIIGGIGFFESMPVTVIGHQRGKDTKENVKRNFGMPHPEGYRKALRLMKQAEKFGRPIICFIDTKGAYPGKAAEERGQSEAIARNLIEMAGLKVPVVSIVIGEGGSGGALALGVANHIHMLEHSTYSVISPEGAASILWKDASLSKQAAEAMKITAPHLKEMGIIDEIIPEVLGGAHRDPKAQAVEMRKVLKTSLDSLCDMDINAIIDDRYNKFRNIGVFSE, translated from the coding sequence ATGAGCAAGACATTGGCATTTGAGGAACCGATTGTGAAACTTCGGGAAAAGATCGATGAACTTGAAGAATTCACTTCAACCAATGAAGTTGATCTTTCCGATGAAATCGGGAAATTAAAAACGAGATTAAGCAATTTAGAGACTGAAATCTATAGCAATATGGAGCCTTGGGACCGCGTTCAAGTGGCAAGGCACCCGGAACGACCGACGACTAAGGATTATATCGCTGAACTATTCGAGGATTTCATGGAACTGCACGGAGATCGCTCGTTTGGGGATGACGCGGCAATCATAGGCGGAATCGGATTTTTCGAATCGATGCCAGTTACAGTGATTGGTCATCAGCGAGGGAAAGACACAAAAGAAAATGTGAAACGTAATTTTGGGATGCCCCATCCGGAAGGGTATCGAAAAGCATTGCGGTTAATGAAGCAGGCTGAAAAGTTTGGCCGTCCGATCATCTGCTTTATCGATACGAAAGGTGCTTATCCCGGGAAAGCGGCTGAAGAACGTGGCCAAAGTGAAGCGATTGCCCGCAATCTCATTGAAATGGCAGGATTGAAAGTGCCGGTAGTTTCGATCGTCATCGGAGAAGGCGGCAGTGGGGGCGCGCTCGCGTTAGGTGTCGCCAATCATATTCATATGTTGGAACACTCGACGTACTCCGTTATATCACCCGAAGGAGCAGCGTCCATTCTTTGGAAGGATGCAAGCCTTTCAAAACAGGCGGCGGAAGCGATGAAGATTACTGCTCCGCACTTGAAGGAAATGGGAATCATTGATGAGATTATTCCAGAAGTGCTTGGTGGCGCACATCGTGATCCGAAAGCGCAGGCAGTAGAAATGAGAAAAGTGTTGAAGACTTCATTAGACTCGCTTTGTGATATGGATATAAATGCAATTATAGATGACCGTTATAATAAGTTTCGTAATATCGGTGTGTTTTCAGAATGA
- the accD gene encoding acetyl-CoA carboxylase, carboxyltransferase subunit beta: MIRELFTKKKQAITIPSADAKNDVPEGIMTKCPECKQIILTKDLIKTAKVCPKCDHHFKMTAWERVECLFDENTFESMDDHLKSENPLNFPSYTEKIASDSEKTGLNEAVLTGIGKIGGNEVAVAIMDSHFRMGSMGSVVGEKITRAIEAATDKSIPVIIFSASGGARMQEGVLSLMQMAKTSVALQRHADKGLLYISVMTYPTTGGVSASFASVGDINLAEPKALIGFAGRRVIEQTVREKLPDNFQTAEFLLDHGQLDAVIDRRDLTETLSKLVGLHVREANKI; this comes from the coding sequence ATGATCCGTGAATTATTTACAAAAAAGAAGCAGGCGATAACGATACCTTCGGCTGATGCAAAAAACGACGTGCCGGAAGGTATCATGACGAAATGTCCGGAATGTAAGCAGATTATCTTGACGAAAGATCTGATAAAAACAGCAAAAGTTTGTCCGAAATGCGATCATCACTTTAAGATGACGGCATGGGAGCGTGTCGAATGCCTTTTTGATGAAAATACTTTTGAATCGATGGACGACCATTTAAAGTCGGAAAATCCATTGAATTTCCCTTCCTATACCGAGAAGATTGCATCAGATTCGGAAAAGACAGGATTAAACGAAGCGGTACTTACTGGGATTGGGAAAATTGGAGGAAATGAAGTTGCAGTTGCGATAATGGACTCTCATTTCCGAATGGGCTCAATGGGATCGGTTGTCGGCGAAAAGATCACACGGGCTATTGAAGCCGCTACTGATAAAAGTATTCCCGTCATCATCTTCTCCGCGAGCGGTGGAGCACGTATGCAGGAAGGTGTATTGTCCTTAATGCAGATGGCGAAAACGAGTGTTGCATTGCAACGCCATGCTGACAAAGGATTGCTGTACATCTCGGTCATGACCTATCCGACAACTGGAGGAGTATCCGCAAGCTTCGCGTCCGTTGGCGATATTAACTTAGCTGAACCTAAGGCGCTTATCGGATTTGCGGGGAGACGGGTGATCGAGCAGACTGTAAGGGAAAAGCTGCCGGACAATTTCCAGACGGCCGAATTCCTTTTGGATCATGGACAACTCGATGCAGTCATCGATCGTCGTGACTTGACGGAGACCCTTTCTAAATTGGTCGGACTGCACGTAAGGGAGGCAAACAAAATATGA
- a CDS encoding FadR/GntR family transcriptional regulator, protein MQNTKPSSKMFLDIVDELRLMIKAEGIKSGDKIPSERVLADRLQVGRSTVREALRSLELLGLIETRRGEGTFLADFKKHQLVEVLSTFVMQQPKAAMDVTDTRIIHEKAAIQTICEDVHKRNLPVWEGLIMKLDQDGEVFREDIIREMIVATDNRLSLKIWFILKRYSKVPYEQMTVGIENDIVRSLLKHLIEGNVINALTDYNKWIEHIEGENEE, encoded by the coding sequence ATGCAAAATACAAAACCATCATCTAAAATGTTCCTGGACATCGTTGACGAACTCAGGCTGATGATCAAGGCAGAAGGCATCAAGTCAGGTGACAAAATACCATCAGAACGTGTCTTGGCAGATCGCCTGCAAGTCGGAAGGTCGACAGTCCGCGAAGCACTAAGAAGCCTTGAGCTGCTTGGGCTAATCGAAACTCGGCGCGGTGAAGGGACATTCCTTGCAGATTTCAAAAAACACCAGCTTGTGGAAGTGCTTTCGACGTTTGTCATGCAACAGCCAAAAGCGGCAATGGATGTAACGGATACACGAATTATCCATGAAAAGGCGGCAATTCAAACAATCTGCGAGGATGTACACAAACGCAATTTGCCTGTTTGGGAAGGGCTGATCATGAAGCTCGACCAAGACGGCGAAGTTTTCCGGGAGGATATAATTCGGGAAATGATTGTCGCGACTGACAACCGATTATCATTGAAAATTTGGTTTATACTGAAACGATATAGCAAAGTTCCATACGAGCAAATGACGGTAGGCATTGAAAACGACATTGTGAGATCGTTGCTCAAGCACTTGATTGAAGGAAACGTAATAAACGCACTAACTGACTATAACAAGTGGATTGAACATATCGAGGGGGAAAACGAAGAATGA
- the pyk gene encoding pyruvate kinase: protein MRKTKIVCTIGPASESPELLEQLIEAGMNVARLNFSHGSHEEHKARIQAIREASKKTGKVVGILLDTKGPEIRTHSMKNGQVELITGQHVDISMTEVEGNDNVFSVTYEKLIEDVDKGSVILLDDGLIQLEVVGKDLEKGLIRTIVVNSGTLKNKKGVNVPGVSVQLPGITEKDKEDILFGIQENVDFIAASFVRRASDVMEIRELLEKNAGGHIHIIPKIENGEGVDNLDEILTVSDGLMVARGDLGVEIPAEEVPIVQKNMIEKCNQVGKPVITATQMLDSMQRNPRPTRAEASDVANAILDGSDAIMLSGETAAGLYPVESVRTMDRIAKTAENAVDYRSVVSTRRREKHGNMTEAIGQAAAYTAINLKVKAVLAPTESGHTAKMIAKYRPGCPIIAITASDECSRKLSLVWGIYPVIGKRVNSIDEILQESVEESVKHQYVTHGDVVIITAGVPVGEAGTTNLMKIHVIGDMLAKGQGIGKSVAFGEAVVAHNAQEALAHNMKGKILVTYSSDRDMMPAIEECAGLITEEGGLTSHAAVVGLSLGIPVIVGVEKATEIIVTGKDITMDAESGVIYNGHARVL, encoded by the coding sequence ATGAGAAAGACAAAAATTGTGTGCACAATCGGACCAGCCAGCGAATCACCGGAGCTACTTGAACAGTTGATTGAGGCAGGTATGAACGTAGCACGGCTTAACTTTTCACATGGTTCGCATGAAGAGCATAAAGCCCGGATTCAAGCCATTAGGGAAGCATCGAAAAAGACAGGCAAAGTAGTCGGAATTCTACTTGATACGAAAGGTCCTGAGATTCGGACGCACTCGATGAAAAATGGACAAGTCGAATTGATCACCGGCCAGCACGTCGATATTTCGATGACTGAAGTGGAAGGGAACGACAATGTTTTTTCAGTTACATATGAGAAGCTTATCGAAGACGTGGATAAAGGGTCTGTCATTCTATTAGATGATGGGTTGATCCAATTGGAGGTCGTCGGAAAGGATCTAGAAAAAGGATTGATCCGTACGATTGTTGTCAACTCAGGCACGCTAAAAAATAAAAAAGGCGTTAACGTTCCAGGCGTTTCGGTACAACTTCCTGGAATTACCGAGAAGGACAAAGAAGATATTTTATTCGGCATCCAGGAAAATGTTGATTTCATCGCAGCCTCTTTTGTGCGAAGAGCGTCGGATGTTATGGAGATACGGGAATTACTTGAGAAAAATGCTGGAGGGCATATCCATATTATTCCTAAGATTGAGAACGGAGAAGGCGTCGACAATTTAGATGAAATCTTGACGGTATCCGATGGATTGATGGTTGCACGTGGCGATTTAGGTGTGGAAATCCCTGCAGAGGAAGTTCCGATTGTCCAAAAAAACATGATCGAAAAGTGCAATCAGGTTGGCAAGCCGGTCATCACTGCGACACAGATGCTCGATTCCATGCAAAGGAATCCACGTCCTACACGAGCTGAGGCTAGTGACGTTGCGAACGCAATCCTGGACGGCTCGGATGCAATCATGCTATCCGGGGAAACAGCAGCGGGACTCTATCCGGTTGAATCCGTCCGTACAATGGACAGGATTGCGAAAACAGCTGAAAACGCAGTCGATTACCGTTCAGTCGTTTCTACACGCCGCCGAGAAAAACACGGCAATATGACGGAAGCAATCGGACAGGCTGCTGCGTATACAGCCATTAATTTGAAGGTGAAAGCAGTGCTTGCACCTACAGAAAGCGGTCATACCGCCAAAATGATCGCCAAATATCGCCCGGGGTGTCCGATTATTGCTATTACCGCTTCGGACGAATGTTCAAGGAAATTGTCGCTTGTATGGGGAATCTATCCGGTCATCGGCAAAAGAGTGAATTCAATCGATGAAATTTTGCAGGAATCTGTCGAGGAAAGTGTGAAGCACCAATATGTAACTCATGGTGATGTTGTCATTATTACGGCAGGGGTGCCGGTCGGCGAAGCAGGAACGACGAACTTGATGAAAATCCATGTCATCGGGGATATGCTAGCGAAAGGACAGGGAATCGGGAAATCAGTAGCTTTCGGAGAAGCGGTTGTCGCTCATAATGCGCAAGAAGCATTGGCGCATAACATGAAAGGGAAGATTCTTGTCACCTATTCTTCTGACCGTGATATGATGCCTGCAATTGAAGAGTGCGCCGGTCTAATAACAGAAGAGGGCGGTTTGACAAGTCATGCGGCTGTCGTCGGTCTTAGTTTAGGCATTCCTGTCATTGTCGGAGTTGAGAAGGCGACTGAAATCATTGTCACTGGAAAAGACATTACAATGGATGCGGAATCCGGAGTCATTTATAATGGACATGCAAGAGTATTATAA
- a CDS encoding AI-2E family transporter, giving the protein MLKSHIKQQTLQSLAMQWIPAILAGIFIFAVPPVGIAIIIAYFTSPILLAVRAMTKLPLTIATFFVMLSILFIFSSFSFIALHGLMDTVPLLEKHLSTVTGKTNLTGKILSFLEEKIIDYGHALLEYAITFTATFFQRMFSMFIFLVAYFFALRESGKNKFWFLVYFPVSMRASAKRIFTKSGELFGTFAFVEARLFLLTFIILIIGFSFLGFESPIGTAFLVSIADSLPLLGIGLFLIPMTAFFIYSNQLFIGVSLALLYIFVVVTRQIAESYMWASAFRVKAIHAFFITVCSLYLFGLPGILLTPFLLFAALKLKKHSAFTE; this is encoded by the coding sequence TTGCTAAAAAGTCATATAAAACAGCAAACTCTCCAATCACTGGCCATGCAATGGATTCCTGCCATACTTGCCGGAATCTTCATCTTTGCAGTTCCTCCCGTCGGAATCGCTATCATCATCGCCTATTTTACTTCACCTATTTTACTAGCGGTCCGAGCAATGACAAAACTTCCTTTAACAATCGCAACTTTTTTCGTCATGCTTTCCATTTTATTCATTTTCAGTTCGTTTAGTTTCATCGCGTTGCATGGACTTATGGATACGGTGCCACTTCTAGAAAAACATCTGTCAACAGTTACCGGGAAAACAAACTTGACAGGAAAAATCCTTTCATTCCTTGAGGAGAAGATAATTGACTATGGACATGCGTTACTCGAATACGCAATTACGTTCACCGCCACTTTTTTCCAACGTATGTTCAGCATGTTCATCTTTCTCGTCGCATATTTTTTTGCATTGCGCGAATCTGGTAAAAACAAGTTTTGGTTTCTTGTCTATTTCCCTGTAAGCATGCGCGCATCAGCCAAACGTATTTTCACCAAGTCCGGCGAATTGTTCGGCACTTTTGCTTTCGTTGAAGCACGATTATTTTTATTGACGTTCATCATCCTAATCATCGGGTTCTCATTTCTTGGATTCGAATCGCCGATAGGTACTGCATTCCTTGTATCCATCGCCGATAGCTTGCCACTATTGGGCATCGGTCTATTTCTAATCCCGATGACGGCATTCTTTATCTACTCCAACCAATTGTTCATCGGTGTATCGCTTGCCTTGCTATATATTTTCGTCGTTGTGACTAGGCAAATAGCTGAATCCTATATGTGGGCTTCCGCATTTCGTGTAAAGGCGATCCATGCTTTTTTCATCACCGTATGTTCATTATACTTATTCGGGTTACCAGGCATTCTGTTAACTCCATTTCTACTGTTCGCAGCCCTTAAACTGAAAAAGCATTCAGCTTTCACCGAATGA
- a CDS encoding DHH family phosphoesterase, with translation MKRQIIDTIEQYDTIIIHRHVRPDPDAYGSQVGLKELITTNYPDKKVYASGTHDDMLTYLANQDEVGPDDYKNALVIVTDTGNTERIDAEFYEKADFLLKIDHHPNVDPYGDMRWVDTDASSTSEMIYLLFEEGEKHYGWKMSDACARLLFAGIVGDTGRFLFPSATVRTFEIASGLIKYDFDRTKLFAEMYEEDRRLLHLKGYMYQQFTIDENGAAFIKIDKSILEKFGVTASETSQLVGALGDVKGICAWVIFVEEEDQIRVRFRSKGPIINKLAAEYDGGGHPLASGASIYSWDKADEVIAKLKELCAMK, from the coding sequence TTGAAACGACAAATCATCGACACAATTGAACAATACGACACAATCATCATTCATCGCCATGTTCGGCCCGATCCGGATGCATACGGGTCGCAAGTCGGCTTGAAGGAATTGATAACAACCAATTATCCTGACAAGAAAGTGTATGCATCCGGGACGCATGATGATATGCTCACTTATTTAGCAAATCAGGATGAAGTAGGGCCTGATGATTATAAAAACGCACTTGTCATCGTTACCGATACGGGCAATACTGAGCGGATTGATGCAGAGTTTTATGAGAAAGCCGATTTTTTACTAAAGATCGATCACCATCCGAATGTCGACCCATACGGAGATATGAGATGGGTGGATACTGATGCAAGCTCCACTTCCGAAATGATTTATCTGCTATTTGAAGAAGGGGAAAAGCATTATGGATGGAAGATGTCTGATGCTTGTGCCCGTTTGCTATTCGCTGGAATTGTAGGAGATACAGGCAGATTCCTTTTCCCAAGTGCGACTGTAAGGACATTCGAAATTGCAAGCGGTTTAATCAAATATGATTTTGATCGGACGAAACTCTTCGCGGAAATGTATGAAGAAGACCGTAGATTGCTCCACTTGAAAGGTTATATGTATCAACAATTCACGATTGATGAAAACGGAGCGGCTTTCATTAAAATCGACAAATCGATTCTGGAAAAGTTCGGCGTAACCGCGAGTGAGACATCCCAACTTGTAGGAGCGCTCGGGGATGTGAAGGGAATTTGCGCATGGGTCATTTTTGTCGAAGAAGAGGATCAGATTCGTGTACGATTCCGTTCAAAAGGGCCGATTATCAATAAACTCGCTGCTGAATATGACGGCGGGGGACATCCGCTCGCTTCGGGGGCGTCCATTTATTCGTGGGATAAAGCGGATGAGGTCATTGCGAAATTGAAAGAATTATGTGCAATGAAGTAA
- the pfkA gene encoding 6-phosphofructokinase produces the protein MKKIGVLTSGGDAPGMNAAVRAVVRKAIHDGFEIAGVFNGYQGLIQGKIELLQLGSVGDIIQRGGTILRSARSPEFMTEEGRNEAVRQLKAHHIDGLVVIGGDGSFRGAFELVKMGIPCVCVPATIDNDINGTEFTIGFDSALNTVIDAIDKIRDTATSHERTFIIEVMGRDAGDLALWSGLAGGAETILIPEEGYDMDEIVRRLKSGTGRGKKHSIIVVAEGVMSGSALADLLKENAGIETRVSVLGHIQRGGSPSARDRVIASQYGARAVEVLSEGRGGVAIGMQNHKVVDYDLEVVFAPTDHALDMELYKLSKELSI, from the coding sequence TTGAAAAAGATCGGTGTATTGACAAGTGGGGGAGATGCACCCGGCATGAATGCTGCTGTCCGTGCGGTTGTACGGAAAGCGATTCATGACGGATTTGAAATTGCTGGGGTTTTCAATGGTTATCAAGGACTCATCCAAGGAAAGATTGAATTGTTGCAGCTCGGTTCTGTCGGTGACATTATCCAACGTGGTGGTACAATACTAAGATCCGCCCGTTCTCCGGAGTTCATGACAGAGGAAGGGCGTAATGAAGCGGTTCGCCAATTGAAGGCACATCATATCGATGGCCTCGTCGTCATTGGTGGGGATGGATCATTCCGAGGTGCGTTCGAATTAGTGAAGATGGGAATTCCGTGTGTTTGTGTTCCTGCCACAATCGACAATGATATTAATGGCACGGAATTTACAATCGGTTTTGACTCTGCACTGAATACAGTCATAGATGCAATCGATAAGATCCGGGATACCGCAACATCGCATGAACGCACTTTCATCATTGAAGTGATGGGCCGGGATGCCGGTGATCTTGCACTTTGGTCAGGGCTCGCAGGTGGTGCAGAAACCATTCTTATACCTGAAGAAGGCTATGATATGGATGAAATCGTACGTCGATTGAAGAGCGGTACTGGTCGTGGGAAGAAACATAGTATCATCGTTGTCGCAGAAGGTGTCATGTCCGGTTCGGCTTTAGCAGACTTGTTGAAGGAGAATGCAGGAATTGAAACGCGGGTATCTGTCCTCGGACATATCCAACGTGGGGGTTCGCCGTCCGCTCGCGATCGGGTTATTGCAAGCCAATATGGCGCAAGGGCTGTCGAAGTGTTGAGTGAAGGACGTGGTGGTGTAGCTATTGGTATGCAAAACCATAAGGTGGTAGACTATGACTTAGAAGTGGTATTTGCACCAACAGACCATGCTTTGGATATGGAACTGTATAAGTTATCCAAAGAATTGTCGATTTGA